The following coding sequences lie in one Larus michahellis chromosome 29, bLarMic1.1, whole genome shotgun sequence genomic window:
- the LOC141735207 gene encoding C-type lectin domain family 2 member B-like translates to MGDRNRICFNNRSVEEPLCLQHGETSTHPEVPTTAGKKILGRFLGKQPTLHPVWVVVLAVLVALVLALAVAVAVLSAGRRGGDPAVPVAPMLACPEGWNVHRNVCYYFSKDERSWEWSQEQCSSHGASLAMPKSKEEREFLWSHKGDHLYWLGLRRQGERLQWVDGSSFNQRFVVQGQGECAYLYDGAVASAGCSQSRPYICSKPQALG, encoded by the exons ATGGGAGACAGGAACAGAATCTGCTTCAACAATAGGAGTGTGGAAGAGCCCCTGTGTCTCCAGCATGGAGAAACATCCACCCACCCAGAGGTGCCAACGACTGCGGGGAAAAAGATACTCGGAAGATTCCTGG GCAAGCAACCCACGCTCCATCCAGTGTGGGTcgtggtgctggctgtgctggtggctctggtgctGGCTCTGGCTGTGGCTGTTGCTGTACTCTCAG caggaaGACGTGGAggggatccagctgtgcctgtGGCTCCGATGCTGGCCTGTCCTGAGGGCTGGAATGTGCACCGCAATGTCTGCTACTACTTCTCAAAGGACGAGAGGAGCTGGGAGTGGAGCCAGGAGCAGTGCTCCTCACATGGGGCCTCGCTGGCCATGCCCAAGAGCAAGGAGGAAAGG GAGTTCCTCTGGAGCCACAAGGGTGACCACCTCTACTGGCTTGGGCTGCGGAGACAGGGCGAGCGCCTGCAGTGGGTGGATGGCAGCAGCTTCAACCAGAG GTTTGTGGTGCAGGGCCAAGGAGAGTGTGCGTATTTGTACGACGGGGCTGTCGCGAGTGCAGGCTGCTCCCAGTCACGGCCGTACATCTGCAGCAAGCCCCAAGCGCTCGGGTGA
- the LOC141735206 gene encoding C-type lectin domain family 2 member B-like — protein MGDRNRICFNNRSVEEPLCLQHGETSTHPEVPTTVGRKILRRFLGQCPTLPPVWVVVLAVLVALVLALAVAVAVLSAGRRGGDPAVPVAPMLACPEGWNVHRNVCYYFSKDERSWEWSQEQCSSHGASLAMPKSKEEREFLWSHKGDHLYWLGLRRRGERLQWVDGSSFNQTFVVQGQGECAYLYDGAVASAGCSQSRPYICSKPQALG, from the exons ATGGGAGACAGGAACAGAATCTGCTTCAACAATAGGAGTGTGGAAGAGCCCCTGTGTCTCCAGCATGGAGAAACATCCACCCACCCAGAGGTGCCAACGACTGTGGGGAGAAAGATACTCAGAAGATTCCTGG GCCAGTGCCCCACGCTCCCTCCGGTGTGGGTcgtggtgctggctgtgctggtggctctggtgctGGCTCTGGCCGTGGCTGTTGCTGTACTCTCAG caggaaGACGTGGAggggatccagctgtgcctgtGGCTCCGATGCTGGCCTGTCCTGAGGGCTGGAATGTGCACCGCAATGTCTGCTACTACTTCTCAAAGGACGAGAGGAGCTGGGAGTGGAGCCAGGAGCAGTGCTCCTCACATGGGGCCTCGCTGGCCATGCCCAAGAGCAAGGAGGAAAGG GAGTTCCTCTGGAGCCACAAGGGTGACCACCTCTATTGGCTTGGGCTGCGGAGACGGGGCGAGCGCCTGCAGTGGGTGGATGGCAGCAGCTTCAACCAGAC GTTTGTGGTGCAGGGCCAAGGAGAGTGTGCGTATTTGTACGACGGGGCTGTCGCGAGTGCAGGCTGCTCCCAGTCACGGCCGTACATCTGCAGCAAGCCCCAAGCGCTCGGGTGA
- the LOC141735208 gene encoding C-type lectin domain family 2 member B-like, whose protein sequence is MGDRNRICFNNRSVEEPLCLQHGETSTHPEVPTTVGKKILGRFLGKCPTLRPEWVVVLAVLVALVLALAVAVAVLSAGRCGGDPAVPVAPMLACPEGWNVHCNVCYYFSKDESSWNWSQEQCSSHGASLAMPRREWEMEFLWSHKGDHLYWLGLRRQGERLQWVDGSSFNQTFVVQGQGECAYLYDGAVASAGCSQSRPYICSKPQALG, encoded by the exons ATGGGAGACAGGAACAGAATCTGCTTCAACAATAGGAGTGTGGAAGAGCCCCTGTGTCTCCAGCATGGAGAAACATCCACCCACCCAGAGGTGCCAACGACTGTGGGGAAAAAGATACTCGGAAGATTCCTGG GCAAGTGCCCCACGCTCCGTCCAGAGTGGGTcgtggtgctggctgtgctggtggctctggtgctGGCTCTGGCCGTGGCTGTTGCTGTACTCTCAG caggaaGATGTGGAggggatccagctgtgcctgtGGCTCCGATGCTGGCCTGTCCTGAGGGCTGGAATGTGCACTGCAATGTCTGCTACTACTTCTCAAAGGACGAGAGCAGCTGGAATTGGAGCCAGGAGCAGTGCTCCTCGCATGGGGCCTCGCTGGCCATGCCCCGGAGGGAGTGGGAGATG GAGTTCCTCTGGAGCCACAAGGGTGACCACCTCTATTGGCTTGGGCTGCGGAGACAGGGCGAGCGCCTGCAGTGGGTGGATGGCAGCAGCTTCAACCAGAC GTTTGTGGTGCAGGGCCAAGGAGAGTGTGCGTATTTGTACGACGGGGCTGTCGCGAGTGCAGGCTGCTCCCAGTCACGGCCGTACATCTGCAGCAAGCCCCAAGCGCTCGGGTGA
- the LOC141735180 gene encoding uncharacterized protein LOC141735180, whose protein sequence is MEVTAMEDAAAPLVPLPTAGAGDSAKRNGDSAVPPDLGSIQEEEKRQQDAPQQEEEEPVEPPTSSQQLSPRSHPGGSPLPGDKGRDKAPNTCRECGKSFRQRSALVDHHRIHTGERPFSCQDCGRRFNHRSSLTTHRRIHASDKPYKCPDCGKSYRISNNLRRHRKTHTDERPYRCEECGKSFRHRSTLTIHHRVHSGEKPYQCSQCPKSFTNSSGLVQHWWTHTGERPYDCSQCGRCFRNTSQLAQHWRTHTGERPYECPECHKSFTKSSGLVRHWQTHTGERPYDCSQCGRRFADSSQLARHQRTHVV, encoded by the exons ATGGAGGTGACGGCCATGGAGGACGCTGCTGCGCCCCTCGTCCCGCTCCCCACAGCCGGCGCTGGGGACAGCGCGAAGAGGAACGGGGACAGCGCGGTGCCACCGG ATTTGGGGTCCatccaggaggaggagaaacggCAGCAGGATGCtcctcagcaggaggaggaggaaccggTGGAACCCCCAACCTCCAGCCAGcagctgtccccaaggtcccaTCCCGGGGGATCCCCACTcccaggggacaaggggagggaCAAGGCACCCAACACCTGCCGGGAATGCGGGAAGAGCTTCCGTCAACGCTCAGCTTTGGTGGACCACCATCGGATCCACACGGGCGAACGCCCCTTCAGCTGCCAGGACTGCGGACGCCGCTTCAACCATCGCTCCAGCCTCACCACCCACCGCCGCATCCACGCCAGCGACAAGCCCTACAAGTGTCCCGACTGCGGGAAGAGCTACCGCATCAGCAACAACCTCCGTCGCCATCGGAAGACGCACACAGACGAACGCCCTTACCGCTGCGAGGAATGCGGGAAGAGCTTCAGGCACAGATCCACCTTGACCATCCATCACCGCGTGCATTCGGGGGAGAAGCCctaccagtgctcccagtgccccaagAGCTTCACCAACAGCTCGGGGCTGGTGCAGCACTGGTGGACCCACACCGGCGAGCGACCCTATGATTGCTCCCAGTGCGGCCGGTGTTTCCGCAACACCTCCCAGCTGGCGCAGCACTGGCGGACCCACACCGGCGAGAGGCCCTACGAGTGCCCCGAGTGTCACAAGAGCTTCACGAAAAGctcggggctggtgcggcactgGCAGACCCACACGGGCGAGAGGCCCTACGATTGCTCCCAGTGCGGGCGGCGTTTTGCCGACAGCTCCCAATTGGCGCGGCATCAACGGACCCACGTTGTCTAG